The window TCGTAAATCACAATAAGCTTTTCAGGTTTTATCTTATAAAAGTTCACTGCCTCTATGATACTTTCTCCGCTTGCGTTCATATATGTCATTGGCTTTAAAAGCAAAACCTTTTTACCGGCATATTCAAAGCTGCCAACCAAACCTTTGAACTTTATTTTATCTACCTTTGTATTGAAAAGCTGAGCTAAATAGTCAATCGCCAAAAAACCTGCATTGTGTCTTGTAAAGGTATATTTTTCACCAGGATTCCCAAGTCCTGCAATGATATAATCCAATTTCTACTCACTCCTTTTATTTACAAAAACAGGCTGCCTTTTAAAACATTTCAAAAGACAGCCTTTATTTATCTTCTTAATACTAATTTTTATCTGTTTCCTTTTGTGCTTATATATTCGTCAAAAAGGGTAGAAATAGCCACATCTTCGTATATTCTTGTTATTGCTTCAGCAAAAAGGCTTGCAACAGACAACACCTTTATCTTATCTATCCTCTTTTCAGGCGGAAGTGGAATGGTGTTGAGCACAACAAGCTCTTTAATAGGCGACTGTTGTATCCTCTCAACAGCAGGTCCGGATAAAACCGGGTGCGTACAGCATGCATAAACTTCCTTTGCACCATAATCCATAAGAGCCTGAGCTGCAGCAACAATAGTACCTGCTGTATCTATCATATCATCAACCATCAAACATGTCTTGTCTTTCACATCACCAATTATGTTCATAATCTCAGCAACATTTGCTTTGGGTCTTCTTTTGTCAACTATGGCAAGCGGCAGGTCAAGCTTTGTTGCAAAGTTGCGTGCACGTGTCACACTTCCAAGATCTGGCGATACAACCACAGCATTCTCTAAGTTCACATTTTCCATAAAATATTTTGCTAAAATTGGAACACCAATTAGATGGTCAAGTGGTATATCAAAAAACCCTTGAATTTGAGGTGCATGAAGGTCCATTGTCAGGACCCTATCTGCCCCTGCAGATGTTATCAAATTTGCAACAAGTTTTGCTGTGATTGGGTCGCGTGCTCGTGCTTTTCTGTCCTGTCTTGCATATCCATAGTATGGTATCACAGCTGTTATTCTTCCTGCCGAAGCTCTTTTGAAAGCGTCAATCATGATTAAAAGTTCCATCAGATTTTCATTCACAGGATGACAGGTTGACTGGACTACAAAAACATCTGCACCGCGCACAGTTTCGTTTATTCTAACTGATATCTCACCGTCTGAAAACCTGCCAATCTCTGCATCACCAAGTTTTTTACCAAGGTGACTGGCTATCTCTTCTGCAAGCTCCTTGTTTGAATTACCAGTAAATATTTTTATCTCTTTACCATGTGTTATCACTTTTTTTACCCCCAGCACAAAAGTTAATTTTTCTACCCTTTTCCCACGCAAACTATATTATAACACAAAATATTTAATAAATTTATCTTAAAATGTCTACAAAATCTATTCATTTTATTATTTATTATTGTGGCTTTCATACATCTTCTTGCGCCTTAAAACCCAGCCTTCTTTTATAGTCTGCCTTTCACGGGCAATCGCAAGAGCATCTGCAGGAACATCATCTGTGATTGTAGAACCTGCCGCAATGTAGGCGTTCTTCCCAATTTTAACAGGTGCTACAAGATTTGAGTTGCAGCCAATAAACGCATTATCTTCAACAACCGTTCTGTGCTTTTTATACCCATCGTAGTTTACAAATATGGTCCCGCAGCCCAAATTCACATTTTCGCCTATGTCAGCATCTCCAATGTATGTAAGATGAGCTGACTTTGTGTTTCTGCCCACCTTTGAGTTTTTCACCTCAACAAAGTTGCCAATCTTGACTCCTTCTTCCAAGATGCTGTTTGGTCGCAAGTGCGCATAAGGTCCAACCTTTACATTGTCTTTTATCTCAGAATCCTCAATCACCGAAAACCACACATGACACTTATTACCTATTTTTGAATTCACAATGTATGAGTTCGGTCCAATTACGCACTCTTCTCCTATTGTAGTGTTGCCAAGTATGAATGTGCCGGGATATATCACTGTGTCTTTACCTATCTGCACATCTGGATGAATGTAGACAGAATACATATCTATCATTTGAACACCTTCTGCAAGGTGCTTTTTATTTATTCTTATTTTCAGCTCCTGCTCAGCCAAAAAAAGCTCATACCTTGAGTTAATGCCCATTACCTCAAAATTATCATCACATGCAATTTTTACCACCTTCTTGCCTTCTTTATTTAGTATCTCAATGCTGTCTGTAAGATAATACTCGTGCTGGCTGTTGTTATTGTCTATCTTTGCCAAAACATCTTCAAGCGCATCTCTTGCAAAGCAATAAAATCCAGGATTTATCTCTTTTATTTGTTTTTGTTCATCTGTTGCGTCCTTCTCCTCGACAATCTTTAAAACATTACCATTCTCATCAGAAATTATTCTCCCATAACCATACGGATTTTCGAAGATGGCAGTCAAAAGACAGAGCGATGCGTTTTCCTTCTTTCTTTTTTCAGAAATTCTTTTTAGTGTATCTGCTTTAATAAAAGGTGCATCTGCATAAAGAACAAATACATCTTCTGCCTGCTTTGAGACCATGTCCATTGCACACATCACCGCGTGGGCAGTCCCAAGCTGCTTTTCTTGATAAGCAAATTTTACATTCCTGCCTTCTAAAACCTTGCAGACATCCTCTTTTTTGTTGCCAACAACAACCACTATCTCGCTATTTTCAAAGTTTTTCTCAATCTCGTCAATCAGATAAAGTATCATTGGTTTTCCCATTATTTTTTGAACAACCTTAGAATACTTTGACTTCATTCTTTTGCCTTCACCAGCAGCAAGTACAATAAACGTTTGTCTTTTCATTTCAAATCACCTTCACCATTTTCTTCAAACTTTACAACCTCTATTCCCGCTTCATCAAAGATCTTCTGGCTCATCTCATCTGGATACAAACCTTTGTATATGACCTTTTTTATCCCTGCGTTTACTATCATCTTTGCACATATCACACAAGGATATGTTGTTGTGTAAATTACACTTCCATCTATCACAACACCCATTTTTGCTGCCTGGATTATGGCGTTTTGTTCTGCATGGAGTCCTCTGCAAAGCTCATGTCTCTGCCCTGAAGGGACATTTAGCTTTTCTCTTAAGCACCCAACCTCTTCACAGTGAGGAAGGCCTGTCGGTGCTCCATTGTACCCTGTTGCAAGAATCCTTTTGTCTTTTACAATCAAAGCTCCAACCTTCCTTCTGAGGCAAGTGGAGCGCTCTTTTACTATATCCACAATCTGCATAAAGTATTCATCCCATGTAGGTCTCATTTCAAAAATCCTCCATACAACTTCTTTGAACTTGTGTTTGTAACTTATCCAATGCTACTTTGTACCAAACAGTCTGTCACCGGCATCACCAAGTCCGGGTATTATATAGCCGTGGTCATTTAGTTTTTCATCAACTGCTGCACAATAAATCTCAACGTCCGGATGATCCTGAGTTAACCTTTCAATCCCTTCTGGTGCTGCAATGAGGCACATGAGCTTCAAACTTTGAGGATTGTATCTTTTTATATAGTCAAACGCAGCAGATGCAGACCCCCCTGTTGCAAGCATCGGGTCAAGCACAATTATGTCTCTTTCGTGGACATCCTGTGGAAGTTTGCAGTAATACTCAACAGGCTTTAAAGTCTCAGGGTCTCTGTAAAGACCAATATGCCCCACCTTTGCAGCAGGAATTAACTTTAAAAGTCCATCTACCATGCCAAGCCCGGCGCGCAGAATAGGCACAATTGCAAGTTTTCTTCCAGAGATCACTTTGCACTTTGCAACTCCAACAGGTGTTTCAATTTCAACCTCTTTTAAAGGTAGATTTCTTGTAACCTCATACGCCATGAGCATTGCTATCTCTTCAACAAGCTCTCTGAACTCTTTAACCCCTGTGTTTTTGTCACGAATTAATGTTAGTTTATGCTGAATTAAAGGATGGTCAAACACGTATACATTTTTCTTGTACTCTACCATACTCTTTACTCCTTTCTAAAAATTTGTGAGGATTTTTTCTATCTCTGTTCATCTTCTATCAGATGTATCTTATCAACTCTTCTCTGATGCCTTCCACCTTCAAAAGTTGAAGATAAAAAGGCATCTACAATCTCACATGCAAGCCCTTCACCGATAACCCTTGCACCCATCGCAAGAATGTTTGCATTGTTATGAGCTCGTGCAGCCTTAGCAGAAAATGTGTCATGACAAAGCGCAGCTCTAATTCCCCTAACTTTGTTCGCAGCAATAGAGATTCCAATTCCTGTCCCGCAGATGAGTATACCAAAGTCAAAGTGCCCGTTTTTTACTGCCAGCGCCACATCCTTTGCAATGTCCGGGTAGTCACAAGACTCCTGAGAATACGTTCCAAAGTCCTTGTATTCAACCCCTTTTTTCTCAAGATGTTTCTTGATCGCCTCTTTCAAAGAAAATCCTGCATGGTCAGAACCTATTGCAATCTTCACTTTTAAATTCTCCCCTTTCAAAAAATTCCTTATAGTAAAGAGCACAGAGATGGTTGGTACCTCTTTGCAACTTCAAGAGAAAAATTATAGCTTTCAAATACACCATGCTGCTTTAAAATTGAACTCACTGTCAAAAGCGCAACATCCGGGTGATTATTTTCCTCACTCAGATGTCCTAAATAAATCCTTCTTGTACGAGCAAGATTCAGTCTTAAAATCATCTGAGCTGCCTGTTCATTTGAAAGATGACCTTTGTCACTCTTTATTCTCTGCTTAAGATAATATGGATAAGGTCCGAACATCAGCATCTCAACGTCGTGGTTTGATTCAAGCAAAATAATATCTGAAAAATCTATCATTCTGGCAACGCTGTCACTTACATGTCCAACATCTGTGCAAATTGAAACTTTCTTGTCTTTGACATAAAAGCAAAACCCCATCGGGTCAGATGCATCGTGAGGTATTGAAAATGTATCAATTCCAATGCTACCTACCGAAAAGCTTGTCCCTGTCTCAATTAGCTTTACATAGCTTTCGTCCACTTTACCAAGAAACCTCTTTATACTTTCCCATGTTTTGTAATTTGTTATAATGGGAACATTGAGCTTTCTAAAATAAATGCCTGCACATTTAACATGGTCAGAGTGGTCATGAGAAAGTAAAATTGCATCAATTTTCTTATTAAATCCTATTTTTTCAAGTGCCTGTGCAATTTTTTTAAAGCTCACACCAGCATCAACTATGATTGAGGTGTCTTTATATGAAATTAAAATGCTATTTCCACTGCTTCCACTGTACAGCGGACAGAAAAGCACTTCATCTGACATTATTATCTTTCCCCTTTTATCTTATGTTCTTGAAACTTTTGCACCAAGCCGTGATAGTTTCAAATCTATATTTTCATAACCTCTATCCACATTTTTGGCATTATAAATCACAGTTTTTCCTTTTGCTGCAAGCCCTGCAACAACCAAAGCAGCACCTGCCCGAAGGTCCACAGCAACAACCTCAGCACCTTGAAGACTTTCTACACCTTCAACAACAGCAACTCTTCCCTCAACCTTAACGTTTGCTCCCATCTTTTTGAGCTCATCAACATACTGGTATCTATTTTCCCACACACCCTCTGTCACAACGCTTGTACCGCTACAAAGACTTAATAGCACTGTCATCTGAGGCTGAAGGTCTGTGGGAAAACCTGGGTATGGCATTGTCTTTATGCTTGAACTTCTAAGCCTACTTTTGCAAATGACCTCGATGCTGTCTTCATAAGTTATAACCTCTGCACCCATCTCAACAAGCTTTGCTGTGAGCGACTCTAAATGCTTAGGAATCACATTTTTTACAATTACATGTCCTTTTGTTGCGCATGCAGCAATCATATATGTCCCTGCTTCTATCTGGTCAGGAATGATAGCATACTTTGTTGGATAAAGTTTATCTACTCCTTCAATCCTGATAACGTCAGTACCTGCACCCTTGATCTTTGCACCCATGCTGTTTAGAAAATTTGCGGTGTCAACAACATGCGGTTCTTTTGCAGCATTTTCTATTATTGTTATGCCCTTTGCCTTGACAGCAGCAAGCATAAGATTGATTGTTGCACCAACAGACACAACATCCAAATATATCTTTGTGCCAACAAGCCTGTCTGCATATGCCTTTATCATACCATTTTCAATTTTAACATCAGCACCAAGCGCTGTAAAACCTTTTATGTGCTGGTCAATTGGTCTTGAACCAAAATTACACCCACCTGGCATGGCAACCTCCGCCCTGCCAAACCGGGTAAGAAGTGCTCCAATGAGGTAATATGAAGCTCTTATCTTCTTGACACTTTCATATGGTGCTATGTAATTGTGCAAGTTCCTCGCATCTATTTTAAGAGAATGATTGTCATATTCTATCTTTGCTCCAAGCTTGAGCAAAATGTCATCCATTGCAAACACATCTTCAATTAAAGGAAGGTTTTCTATAACGCTTTCCCCGTCAGCCATTAAAGCTGCGGGAATTACAGCAACTGCAGCATTCTTTGCACCGTTTATTACAACCTCACCTTCTAACGGGTAGCCACCTTCTATCACAAGTTTTTCATAAGCTTCTTTCAACTCTTGCACCCTCTCTTTTCAAAAAGCTTTTATTTATTTTCCCATTCTTTTATATTATATTCTTTCTTGTGAAATCTGAAAAGAAGAATATTCTTTTTATCAAGCCAATTGAAAATATTATTTGAAATGAAAAAGTAGTGTAATTTTCTAAAAAATGATATAATAAGAATAAGTCAAAAAATATTTGTTTAAGGGGAAACAAAAGATGAAAATTGGTGTGGTACAAATGAAAATTTCAAACAAGATTGATAATAATATTCTCAAGATTGTAAATTTCTTAAAAAAAGCAAAAGTTGATGAGGTAGACTTGGTCTGCTTTCCTGAGATGGCACTGACTGGCTACAATGTCCAGTTCCTAAAATCAATAGATATGAATGATAAAATTTTGTTTGCTCTTGATGAAATCTCTAAACTTGTTAGTAAATATTCAGTCTGTTGCATAATTGGACATCCATTTTATGAAGGTAAAGAGTTAAAAAATCGTGCATCGATATTATTCCCTGACGGCAGATATGAAAAATATGACAAACTCTATCCAACTGAGATTGAGAAGAAAATATTCTCTGAAGGGAAAGGTCCTCTTGTTTTTGAATACAAACAAAAACGTTTTGGTATTGCCATCTGCAGAGACCAGAATTTTTATAACATATTTAAAGAATACAAAGATAGGGGATGCGATGGTGTATTTATTTTAGCTGCACATTATTACAGTCCGAATGAAGCACGCTGGAAAATAGACAAAAATAGAAGTATCCCTATTGCAAGAGCTGTTGAAAATGAATATTATGTGTTTCTGGCAAACGCCACAGGTGCTCATTTTAACATGATAAGCCTTGGTCATAGCCTAATTGTGGATAAAAGGGGATGTATTGTGTGTGAAGCAGACGAAGCTGGGGAACATCTTTTGACTGCAGAAATATGATGACTATATCTCAACCAGTATTACGTCTTCACCAATCTTTTTTATTTTTTCCCATGGAATCACATAATCTTTTTCTTTTGAGAAGATGTTGCCCACAGAAAATGGTGCCGGGACAACTATTGCATCTATCTTGCCGGTTTTTACATCAACTTCTAAATCACAGACCTTGCCAAGTTTTTTACCATCAGAGACGTTTATAACATCCTTTTCTCTCAAATCCGATGATTTATACATATTATTTTTCTCATCCTAAATCACTGTTGTCTTTTACTATTATATGCATTAATTTTGTTCATGTGAAAATTTCACTTGAACAAAAAGCCGCAGGTACATTCCATATTTGCCTGCGGCTCTATTAAGCATGAGTAAGTATATTCAAATCTCAGTTATGATTGGAATTATCATTGGGTTTCTTCTTGTCTTTTCAAACAAGAAATTCCTTAGATTATCTTTTAAAATTACCTTTATTGCGTTAGGCTCAGTAATATCGTTTTTGTAGCAAAAGTAAAGAACATCCTTTATCACTCTTTTTGCCTCTTCAATCAGGGGCTCAGATTCTTTTATATATATAAAGCCTCTTGTGATAATATCCGGTCCAGAAAGGACATCTCTTGTTGACGAATCAATTGTGAGCACAACAATGAAAAGCCCGTCCTGGGCAAGATGACGTCTGTCGCGCAGAACAACATTTCCTACATCTCCAACTCCAAGTCCATCAACAAGCACATTCCCTGCTTGCACCATTCCAACAACCTTTGCACCGTCTTTTGTAATCTCCAAAACCTTCCCATTTTCTAATACAAATACGTTTTTTTCGCCAAGCTCCATTGCGAGCTTTGCATGGTGTATCAAGTGTTTGAACTCTCCATGCACGGGAATACTGTATTTTGGTCTTGTAAGATTGTGTATAAGCTTTATCTCTTCCTGGCAGGCATGACCTGACACATGAATGTCATCAATGTCTTCATATATCACCTGTGCACCCTGCTTAAATAAATCGTTTATTACTCTATTTACAAACTTTTCATTTCCAGGAATGGGCGCTGCTGAGATTATAACAACATCACCGGGTATAATCCCTACCTTTTTGTGCTCGGCAGAAGCCATTCGTGAAAGTGCAGACATAGGCTCGCCTTGGCTTCCTGTGGTGATAAGAACAATCTTGTTCAAAGGATAGTTGTCAATCTCATCAACATCAATCAGCATCCCATCTGGCATCTTCAGATATCCAAGTTCAAGTGCTTTGTTCACAACATTCACCATGCTTCTTCCCAAGACGCAAATCTTTCTTCCTTGCTTTTCAGCCGAGTTTATGACCTGCTGTACTCTGTGAATGTGCGAAGAAAATGTTGCAACAATTACTCTCCCCTGAGCTTGGGAAAATATCCTGTCAAATGTCGCACCAACAGTCTTTTCAGACAATGTAAAACCAGGCCTCTCTGCGTTTGTTGAGTCGCACAAAAGCGCAAGAACTCCCTGTTTGCCGAGTTCTGCGAACCTTATAAGGTCAATTGGTTCACCTTCAATTGGTGTAAAGTCCACCTTGAAATCACCTGTGTGAACAATGGGACCAAGCGGTGTGTGTATAGCAACAGCAACAGAGTCAGCTATCGAATGTGTTGTTCTGATAAACTCAATGCGCATATTGTTAAAACTAATTACATCCCCTGCCCTAACAGTAAATAATTTTATTGCATTCAAATCTATGCCAAATTCTAAAAGTTTTATCTCAACAAGCCCAAGTGTAAGTCTTGTACCATATATCGGAACGTTCAAGTCACGTAGAACATATGGTATTGCTCCAATGTGGTCTTCGTGACCATGAGTTAAAATTAATGCTTTTACCCTTTCTTTATTCTTTATAAGATATGATATGTCAGGTATTACAAGGTCAACGCCAAGCATCTCATCTTCTGGAAAAGCAAGACCACAATCAATGACAACTATTTCGTCATTTACTTCTATGACTGTCATATTCTTGCCAATCTCATTTAGCCCACCAAGTGGTATAATTTTGATTTTATGTTCTTGTTTCTTTTTCATAAAGAATTCCTCCAAAAAAAATCAAATGTACAAAAGGTAAAAAGACATTTTAAAAAAGCCCTTACGAAAATGGCTTTCGCAAGAGCTTTTTGAAGAATTTAAAAATAAGTCAAAAATCAGCATTCTTTTATGCTCTTTTCGGCTTTACCTGGAGTTTCTTCTTTCTTGTGCTGAGCTCCCAATCAAACCACAGCGCAGTTGCTATAAATATGGACGAATAAGTACCTGATATAACACCAATCAAAAGAGGAAATGCAAATTCTTTTATTGCCTGAACACCCATTGTATACAGAACAACAAGAACTACAATGACACTCATTGCTGTTGCAATTGATCTTCCTATCGTCTGGTTCATGCTAAGGTTCACAAGATCTTTGAGTTCCATCTTCCCTGCTATCCTTCTGTTTTCTCTTATCCTATCAAATACAACAATAGTGTCGTTTATAGAATAACCAAGGACAGTAAGGATTGCCGCTATAAAAGTAGAATTTAGTGGAATTTTAAAGAGAGTATATACAGTCAAAACAATCAACAGGTCATGAATCAGGGCTGCTACAGCAGTTGTACCAAACCGGAACTCAAATCTGATAGCAATATAAATGAGCATCAAAATTGATGCAATCACAACCGCCCAAATAGCCTGAGATTTTAGCTCAGATGAAATAGTAGCTCCTACATTTTGATAAGATATTAAATCCTCTTTTTTCAGATTATATCTTTTTGCAATCTCTCCAAAGAGCTTGTCTCTTGTCTGTTTTGAAAGCTCTGTCTTGTTTTTGCCATGAACCTCATGTGCGTTTATCATTATCTTTTTGCCATCTTCAACTTTTCTCACAATTGGAGTTTGAGTTCCTGTAATTTGCTTTGTCAGTTTTTCAAGTTCTGATATCTCTTGAGCTGTCGGAACCTTATGAAGGTTTATCTCCAAAACTGTACCACCTGTAAAGTCTATGTCATAGTTAAAACCTTGTACAAAATATGAAATCAACCCAACTACCATAACCAAAATTGAAACTATATAAAAGTATTTTCTTTTCCCCATGAAATCAATCTTGGTCATTTAAGCATCCACCTCCCTGGTTTTCTTGCCACCATACCACCTGATATCTTTAAATAACCCTGTATTTATAATTGAAGTAAGTAAAAATCTTGTAACAGTGATTGCTGTGAAGAACGATACCACAATACCTATGGTGAGCGTCCAAGCAAAGCCCTTAATAGGACCTGTTCCTAAGAACAAAAGCACAATTCCTGCTATTATAGTGGTCACGTTAGAGTCAATAACAGCATTTAATGCTCGCCTAAAACCTGCATCCATAGCAGCCCTTAAAGTTTTTCCACTTCTCAGCTCCTCTTTCAACCGCGCAAAGATCAAGATATTCGCGTCAACTGCCATGCCAGCAGACAGAATTATACCTGCAATACCAGGGAGGGTCAAAGTTATCTTTGCATACCCCACAATTGCAACCAGAATAACTATATAAGCAACTAAAGCTATATCTGCAACAAGCCCTGGCAGTCTGTAGAAAATTATCATGAATAGGAACACAAGCAAGATTCCAATAATTCCAGCCTTTAAAGTTGATTTAAAAGCCTCATTTCCAAGTGAAGGTCCTATAGCCTTGCTCTCTATCACATTCAAAGCAAATGGCAGTGCACCAGCTTTTATCTGCTGAGCAAGTGTTTTAGCCTCTTCCAGATCTTTCATACCTTCAATCACAGCTTCACCACTGTCAATCTCTGCCCGAACAACAGGATTTGAAATGAGCTTGCCATCAAGATAAATTCCAATGTTCTGACCCAAATATTTTTTTGTCCCTTCTGCAAACTTTTTTGTTCCCTCTTTGTCAAACTTTAGTGCAACAACGTATCCTGATGTTGTCTGCTGTGCATATGCATCAACAACGTTTCTACCTGAAACAATCAAATCTCCAGAAGGTCCTTTGAATTCAATCAAAGCTGTTCTTCCTATATACTGTATAGCTTCATCAGGGTCTTTGACACCTGGAATTTCTACCCTTATTCTCTTTGAGCCCTGAATTGTCGCCGTTGCATCATAAAAGTTTCTCATGTCAAGCCTTGTTCTGATAAGTTGCAACGCTGATTCCATTTCTCTTCTTGTTGGATTCTCTTTTGCTGCCTCATATACAATGTAAACGCCGCCTT is drawn from Caldicellulosiruptor diazotrophicus and contains these coding sequences:
- the secD gene encoding protein translocase subunit SecD, which translates into the protein MQNKSLAKFLIGCLVIAFAFYIVFFGLEIGTASIPSVQKVIRYGLDLKGGVYIVYEAAKENPTRREMESALQLIRTRLDMRNFYDATATIQGSKRIRVEIPGVKDPDEAIQYIGRTALIEFKGPSGDLIVSGRNVVDAYAQQTTSGYVVALKFDKEGTKKFAEGTKKYLGQNIGIYLDGKLISNPVVRAEIDSGEAVIEGMKDLEEAKTLAQQIKAGALPFALNVIESKAIGPSLGNEAFKSTLKAGIIGILLVFLFMIIFYRLPGLVADIALVAYIVILVAIVGYAKITLTLPGIAGIILSAGMAVDANILIFARLKEELRSGKTLRAAMDAGFRRALNAVIDSNVTTIIAGIVLLFLGTGPIKGFAWTLTIGIVVSFFTAITVTRFLLTSIINTGLFKDIRWYGGKKTREVDA